Below is a window of Plectropomus leopardus isolate mb unplaced genomic scaffold, YSFRI_Pleo_2.0 unplaced_scaffold8107, whole genome shotgun sequence DNA.
GGTGTAACGCTGTGACTCAGTGACGCTGTGACTCAGTGACAGTGTGACGGTGTAACGCTGTGACTCAGTGACAGTGTGCGGCTGCTCTCAGTATCTTCTGTTCGTAGTTTGTGTTCTCACTGATGGACACTGAAGCTTTtcctctcagcagcagtttgagacACTCGCTGTTGTCCGTCAGACAGCAGTAATGCAGCGCTGTGCTTCCTTTGGCTGTCTGCTTGTCCAGGTtaccactgaaacacacacacacacacacacacacacacacacacacacacacacacactttggtgAGACTACACACTCACTGACTGAGTGAACACGGAGTCTAAAACAGGAAGCTGTTGCAgcttaaaacacaaacagacggACTGATAATGACAATAATCTATATTTGCAGCTCCAGTGTTGATGACGATACAATAGGATACAATAGGATAcaatatgatacgatacgatgcaaTACATTCGGTACAATAAAGTACGATATAATACGATGCATTACGATACCCTATGgtacgatatgatacgatactGTACGATACGGTACAATCGGATTCGGTACGATACGGTACAGTGCGGTGCGGTGCGGCAGAAAGACTGATAGATAGAGCCTTTATTGTCCACCTCAGAGGAAATTTGTATTTCGCTTTGCTCAGACACAGATACATACAAACTTTAAAAACGCACAAATGTACACTGAAAATATTATCCCTAGATTATAGGATATAATTCGATATGGTACGATATGATACAATAGGATAGGATACAATACGGTAAGATATGATACAATATGGTACAATACCGTACAATACGGTCGGTACAATGGGGAACTACTCGGTACAGTACGATACAACATGGTACGATAAGTAATGAAACTATTTAGTATGGTATGAGAGGATAGGCTGAGATACGATACCATGtgaaaagataagataagataagataagataggaTGGAGGTATGGATGATGAtgtggtgatgatgacgatgatgatgatgttaccTGTTTTGGGCGAGGAAGTCGACGATGTGGAGAGAGTTCCTGTCGACCATGCGGACCGCCAGGTGCAGCACCGTCTCTCCAGGTTCCTGACAGAAACAAACGGACAGTAAATCTCTTCAAAATCTAAAGAGATCAAACGTAAAATCTTGAATTCTGCGTCAGCTGTCGTTTTGCGtttctgactgacagctgatgaGGTGATCAGTGAGGTCGTACGTGTTCGTTGGGCTGTGGGATGGACTCCATCAGATCCACCCCCTCGGCGTAGACCTGGATCAGAGAGAAGATGTCTCTGTTCCTGACGGCCTCGTACAGAACCTGCAGTCTGGACGCAGCGTCGGCACAAAGCCGCCGCGCGAAACGTTTCTCTGTGTACTTTGCCGTGATGTAATCCTTCCTCATCTGCCTGCAGAGCAAACCACACACAGTCACGGCCTCCTAATTTCATCTGCTCTCACGAGATTCAGATCGCGCCGCCCAGGCCGACACTCACATGTCACTGGAGGGATTGGGTTTGGTGACGTCCTGAACCGACAGATCCGCCTCCATGATCTCGTTGAAGCTGGCATTTCCCACGTTCTTCGccaactgaaaaacaacattacagGTCAGGTGGGTCCTGAACTCAAACTATCACATTATTGGGTCATTTCTAAATCAAACAGTACAATATCTGAAACTGCATAAAAGGTGAGATAGGACAGGACCTTTATCctaaatttctgaaaattaaaatttttttgattgttttttcttaaaatactttcatgtttttatctgaatatcaaacatatatttttccAAACAGTGAGAATAAAAGTTTgtggcagagagacagacacaaataaaactATGAGCTCTGACAgactttgtgtctctctgcgCCGACGCTCCGATTTCTCCTCTGGGGACAGCGATGTGGACTCACCAGCAGCTCGGACGTCCCCAGGACGTCCAGGTCCAGACTCTGGATCCTGGAGTAGTGGACCCCCATCTCCCTGTGGATCCCCGAGCACTCGATACAGATCAGCACCCCGAGGTTTGTGGACAGCCAGGTGGGACCTGACGAGGGGGGAGACGAAGACGGGAGGTTTTGTGATATTTGTACATGAATTCACTGATTGTCTTAAGTACTTTATTAAGTTTGTGTATCTGATTCAAACCgaaatgtgttttcttgctGACTTTTGACTGACGGCTTCAGCCGATCAGACACGTTTGTTACATGCATTTATACACGTATGTTACGGCTGCCTTTatgacagtgatactcaacctacggcccgcgggccaaatctggcctctgaTAGGGCCCCATTTTCTAatgcacagtaaaaataaaaataagatgtcAGAGTATAAAGCAGCATCAACACAGGGCCCCACACCTCCGACAGAGGAAACTGTTTGATTTGAAGCATCTGATGAGAACTGAGTCATCGCCAGATAGAAAGCTGATTTAATTCTGatgacacaaagaaaagagtTTTGAGCAGCTAAatgtttttctggtttttgCTCTGAACGTTTCACTGCATTAATATCCGTCCAGCAGGAGCTACGTGGTACACAAATCAGTTTCAGAAGC
It encodes the following:
- the LOC121940245 gene encoding arf-GAP with SH3 domain, ANK repeat and PH domain-containing protein 2-like, encoding LRKVWQKRKCSVKNGFLTICHGTFLHEESNGQSGQSKQQRKRKRRRRSVRRRMTERRANRPPAKLNLLTCQVKRNPDEKKSFDLFSHDRTYHFQTEDEAECQVWVSVLQNSKEEALNKAFKGDQDEGENNIVQELTRAIVGEVKRMSGNDGCCDCGAAGPTWLSTNLGVLICIECSGIHREMGVHYSRIQSLDLDVLGTSELLLAKNVGNASFNEIMEADLSVQDVTKPNPSSDMQMRKDYITAKYTEKRFARRLCADAASRLQVLYEAVRNRDIFSLIQVYAEGVDLMESIPQPNEHEPGETVLHLAVRMVDRNSLHIVDFLAQNSGNLDKQTAKGSTALHYCCLTDNSECLKLLLRGKASVSISENTNYEQKILRAAAHCH